A single genomic interval of Streptomyces sp. 1222.5 harbors:
- a CDS encoding LuxR C-terminal-related transcriptional regulator yields the protein MTARHKTSRGPAVTYVDPLGEPFLRTRFAPPARPATFLRRPRLAEHLDQALGTPLTMVNGAAGAGKTLLVADWADRLGRPVAWFTSEEGDQGCGVFWAYVLQALRAADVTLPDDLGCPADASRVDRKLLARLADELSGLPEPVLLVLDEFDRVPSARIAEQLEFVLHHAGQGLRLILVTRTEPLLPLHRYRAAGTMTEIRDAELALTPEEAAALLELHGLRLPEEAMGALVERTRGWAAGLRLCALAAQQSPDPEAYLKDFEAGRSTIADFLLAEVLKRQTARSQDVLLRVSVVERFCPDLVAELTGRDDGEPVLAALHGQNAFVEDLGHTWYRLHPLFGEILRAHLRVRSPGLETELHRRAARWLRASGSLPQALAHGAAAGDWDFTARALVDDLAIGQLFTGLRASDLAELFSRMGPEATSAAADLVRAARDLSDRDMERGLVHLRRAEDLLASEPSDAAGRLSCVLLETLAARLTGSPGMAEQAVTTVERLRGEVSAELLERHPEVVALLLTHLGSARLWAGRFDEARTVLSEVGGCPSGVSTALPREDALGQLALIDHLNGWLGRAERKALAALHEGEKFGLRRPSPSGPGLAQLVLAALCIDRGELDQARAYLEEAAEPGAPPDPVTAAARSLATARLLLARGEPRAAAAAAEPATPAAVVSPWAEARTAVIVSAAHLAEGRPDSAGKVLDDLACDGDPAYTAEIAWARCAAGNPDTAVELLDRTRLPGRTGPGVTVRAALVRAAAAQRAGDDTTARKLLARALVEARRERLRRPFLEAGPDLRRLLDAPSLQGLAAGWLVPAAPAPHGGAARPAEPASVVVEELSGREREVVGRLAEMMSTEEIAADLYVSVNTVKTHLKSVYRKLGVNGRAEAVRRARDHGLI from the coding sequence GTGACTGCGCGGCACAAGACCTCACGGGGGCCGGCCGTCACGTACGTCGACCCCCTGGGCGAGCCGTTCCTCCGGACGCGGTTCGCCCCGCCGGCCAGGCCGGCCACCTTCCTGCGCCGCCCACGGCTCGCCGAACACCTGGACCAGGCCCTCGGAACACCGCTGACGATGGTCAACGGCGCGGCGGGCGCCGGCAAGACCCTGCTGGTCGCCGACTGGGCCGACCGGCTCGGACGACCGGTCGCCTGGTTCACCAGCGAGGAAGGCGACCAGGGCTGCGGCGTGTTCTGGGCCTACGTGCTGCAGGCCCTGCGCGCCGCTGACGTGACGCTGCCTGACGACCTCGGCTGCCCGGCGGACGCGAGCCGCGTCGACCGCAAGCTGCTGGCCCGCCTCGCCGACGAACTGAGCGGGCTCCCGGAGCCGGTCCTGCTCGTGCTCGACGAGTTCGACCGGGTGCCCTCCGCGCGCATCGCCGAGCAGCTCGAATTCGTCCTGCACCACGCCGGGCAGGGACTGCGCCTGATCCTCGTCACCCGCACCGAGCCGCTGCTGCCGCTGCACCGCTACCGGGCCGCCGGCACCATGACGGAGATACGCGACGCCGAGCTGGCCCTCACCCCCGAGGAGGCCGCCGCGCTCCTGGAACTGCACGGACTGCGGCTCCCCGAGGAAGCCATGGGCGCCCTCGTGGAGCGCACCCGGGGCTGGGCCGCCGGGCTCCGCCTGTGCGCACTGGCCGCCCAGCAGAGCCCGGACCCGGAGGCGTATCTGAAGGACTTCGAGGCGGGCCGCAGCACCATCGCCGACTTCCTCCTCGCCGAGGTGCTGAAGCGCCAGACGGCCCGCTCGCAGGACGTCCTCCTGCGGGTCAGCGTCGTGGAGCGGTTCTGCCCCGATCTGGTGGCGGAGCTGACCGGCCGCGACGACGGCGAACCCGTCCTCGCCGCGCTGCACGGCCAGAACGCGTTCGTGGAGGACCTCGGGCACACCTGGTACCGCCTGCACCCGCTGTTCGGCGAGATCCTTCGGGCCCATCTGCGGGTCCGCTCGCCGGGGCTGGAGACCGAACTCCACCGGCGGGCCGCGCGGTGGCTGCGTGCCTCCGGCTCGCTGCCCCAGGCACTGGCCCACGGCGCCGCCGCGGGCGACTGGGACTTCACCGCCCGTGCCCTCGTCGACGACCTGGCGATCGGGCAGCTGTTCACCGGCCTGCGGGCGAGCGACCTCGCCGAGCTGTTCTCCCGGATGGGACCCGAGGCCACGAGCGCCGCGGCGGACCTGGTGCGCGCCGCACGCGACCTGTCCGACCGTGACATGGAGCGCGGCCTGGTCCACCTGCGCCGGGCCGAGGACCTGCTCGCCTCCGAGCCGTCCGACGCGGCGGGCCGGCTGAGCTGCGTACTGCTGGAGACGCTCGCGGCCCGGCTGACCGGTTCCCCCGGCATGGCGGAGCAGGCCGTGACGACGGTTGAGCGGCTCCGCGGGGAGGTCTCCGCCGAGCTGCTGGAGAGGCACCCCGAGGTCGTCGCCCTGCTGCTGACCCACCTGGGCTCGGCCCGGCTGTGGGCGGGGCGCTTCGACGAGGCGCGCACCGTCCTGTCCGAGGTCGGCGGCTGCCCGAGCGGTGTGTCGACGGCGCTGCCCCGGGAGGACGCCCTCGGCCAGCTGGCCCTGATCGACCATCTCAACGGCTGGCTCGGCCGGGCCGAACGCAAGGCGCTGGCCGCCCTGCACGAAGGGGAGAAGTTCGGCCTGCGCCGCCCGAGCCCGTCCGGCCCCGGCCTCGCGCAGCTGGTACTCGCCGCCCTCTGCATCGACCGCGGCGAACTCGACCAGGCCCGGGCCTATCTGGAGGAGGCGGCCGAGCCCGGGGCCCCGCCGGACCCGGTGACGGCCGCCGCCCGGTCCCTGGCGACGGCACGGCTGCTGCTGGCACGGGGTGAGCCCCGAGCCGCCGCGGCGGCGGCCGAACCCGCGACACCGGCAGCCGTGGTCTCGCCCTGGGCGGAGGCCCGGACGGCGGTCATCGTCTCCGCCGCCCATCTGGCCGAGGGGCGCCCGGACAGTGCGGGCAAGGTGCTCGACGACCTCGCCTGCGACGGCGACCCCGCGTACACGGCGGAGATCGCCTGGGCCCGCTGCGCCGCCGGGAACCCCGACACGGCGGTCGAACTGCTCGACCGCACACGGCTGCCGGGCCGCACCGGCCCCGGCGTGACCGTCCGGGCCGCGCTCGTGCGGGCCGCGGCCGCCCAGCGGGCGGGGGACGACACCACCGCGCGCAAGCTGCTCGCCCGGGCGCTGGTGGAGGCCCGGCGGGAGCGGCTGCGGCGCCCCTTCCTCGAAGCCGGGCCGGACCTCCGCCGTCTGCTGGACGCGCCGTCTCTGCAGGGCCTGGCCGCGGGCTGGCTCGTCCCGGCCGCTCCCGCGCCGCACGGCGGGGCCGCCCGGCCCGCGGAACCCGCGTCCGTGGTGGTCGAGGAACTCAGCGGACGCGAGCGCGAGGTCGTGGGCAGACTGGCCGAGATGATGTCCACGGAGGAGATAGCCGCCGACCTGTACGTCTCGGTCAACACGGTGAAGACGCACCTCAAGAGCGTCTACCGCAAACTCGGGGTGAACGGGCGCGCCGAAGCGGTGCGGCGGGCCCGGGACCACGGCCTGATCTGA
- a CDS encoding YhjD/YihY/BrkB family envelope integrity protein, translating to MTEGGRTQRLVARAKGAHRRAETRFPVVTHLADRMVTVNIFDSATRIAAQCFLTAVPLLFVVAAYAPEAVRRQMLDSLKAVFGLTGAASKELDQVFQPAAAELQQATGVVGGLMVLLSATAVSRAMQRLCKRAWEIPRAGTRIAPWRWLAWLLLWICVLVLQGPVRDGFGAGAWLGVPLAFLAQVGLWWWTQHLLLGGLVGWRPLLPGSVIAAAALTALAISAHLYMPKALNRALAEYGPVGSVFVLLSWLIVVCVAATVSVSVGAVLAQEPFLARRLDSPPPQRDREPPGP from the coding sequence ATGACGGAGGGCGGCCGCACCCAGCGGCTCGTCGCCCGGGCGAAGGGGGCGCACCGGCGGGCGGAGACCCGGTTCCCGGTCGTCACGCACCTCGCCGACCGCATGGTGACGGTGAACATCTTCGACTCCGCCACCCGCATCGCCGCACAGTGCTTCCTGACCGCCGTCCCGCTGCTCTTCGTCGTGGCGGCCTACGCCCCCGAGGCGGTGCGCCGGCAGATGCTCGACTCCCTGAAGGCGGTGTTCGGGCTGACGGGCGCAGCGAGCAAGGAACTCGACCAGGTCTTCCAGCCGGCGGCGGCCGAACTCCAGCAGGCCACCGGGGTGGTGGGCGGGCTGATGGTGCTGCTGTCGGCCACCGCAGTCAGCCGGGCGATGCAACGCCTGTGCAAACGCGCGTGGGAGATCCCCCGGGCCGGGACGAGGATCGCCCCGTGGCGCTGGCTGGCCTGGCTGCTGCTGTGGATCTGCGTGCTGGTCCTCCAGGGGCCCGTCCGTGACGGCTTCGGGGCGGGCGCCTGGCTGGGCGTCCCGCTCGCGTTCCTGGCCCAGGTGGGGCTGTGGTGGTGGACCCAGCACCTGCTGCTCGGCGGCCTGGTCGGCTGGAGACCCCTGCTGCCCGGTTCCGTCATCGCGGCCGCCGCCCTCACCGCCCTGGCGATCTCCGCGCACCTCTACATGCCGAAGGCTCTGAACCGGGCACTCGCGGAGTACGGTCCCGTCGGTTCCGTGTTCGTGCTGCTGTCCTGGCTGATCGTGGTCTGCGTCGCCGCCACCGTCAGTGTCAGCGTGGGCGCGGTCCTCGCGCAGGAACCCTTCCTCGCCCGGCGTCTGGACAGCCCGCCGCCGCAGCGGGACCGCGAGCCGCCGGGTCCGTGA
- a CDS encoding GAP family protein yields MVLDLLLISLAITLDPLPLMAFVLVVASANGVWKGLVFILGWLACFVVVIALVLGLTGGQPPPSRSPPSTAALAAKLLIGVSLVVYGERRRRRRLAAARTRAGGNGSAPGAGRDPASGGATPSTGRERASDMSSRMDRSTVWSAAGLAVLLQPWGMVAAGATTVVEADASHPATWLALFGFCLLATASLLAVELYVVFSPTKAKARLLRLRAWLDGHKEQALVTICLVLGFWLVGKSIFQLTA; encoded by the coding sequence ATGGTGCTCGACCTGCTGCTCATCTCCCTGGCCATCACGCTCGACCCGCTGCCCCTCATGGCGTTCGTGCTGGTGGTGGCGTCGGCGAACGGCGTGTGGAAAGGGCTGGTGTTCATCCTCGGCTGGCTGGCGTGCTTCGTCGTGGTCATCGCGCTCGTCCTGGGACTGACCGGCGGGCAGCCGCCACCGTCCAGGTCCCCGCCCTCGACGGCCGCCCTCGCGGCCAAGCTGCTCATCGGGGTGTCGCTCGTCGTCTACGGCGAGCGCAGGCGCCGGCGCCGGCTCGCCGCCGCTCGTACCCGGGCCGGCGGGAACGGGTCCGCGCCCGGGGCCGGCCGGGACCCGGCCTCCGGAGGGGCCACGCCGTCCACGGGACGGGAGCGGGCCTCGGACATGAGCTCCCGGATGGACCGCAGCACGGTGTGGTCCGCCGCCGGACTCGCCGTGCTGCTGCAGCCCTGGGGCATGGTGGCGGCGGGGGCGACGACCGTGGTGGAGGCCGACGCCTCGCACCCGGCGACCTGGCTCGCCCTGTTCGGGTTCTGTCTGCTCGCCACCGCGAGCCTGCTCGCCGTCGAGCTCTACGTGGTGTTCAGCCCGACGAAGGCGAAGGCGCGTCTGCTGCGCCTGCGCGCGTGGCTGGACGGGCACAAGGAGCAGGCGCTGGTGACCATCTGCCTCGTGCTCGGGTTCTGGCTGGTGGGCAAGAGCATCTTCCAGCTCACCGCGTGA
- a CDS encoding DUF6325 family protein — protein sequence MDSVEDMGPVDYLVIEFPGNRMTGEAFPLLVDLAERGIVRIIDLAFIRKETDGSVVGLEWKELGGEIDLSVFEGASSGVLDETDLAEAAGALDPGNSAAVLVYENLWAAPLAAALRRSGAQLVASGRIPVQALLAALDATEETVPPGGSTAA from the coding sequence ATGGACAGCGTCGAAGACATGGGGCCCGTCGACTACTTGGTCATCGAGTTCCCCGGCAACCGGATGACGGGCGAGGCGTTCCCGCTGCTGGTCGATCTCGCCGAGCGTGGCATCGTCCGGATCATCGACCTCGCCTTCATCCGCAAGGAGACCGACGGCTCCGTGGTCGGTCTGGAGTGGAAGGAGCTGGGCGGCGAGATCGACCTCTCCGTCTTCGAGGGGGCCTCGTCCGGTGTGCTGGACGAGACCGACCTGGCGGAGGCCGCCGGCGCCCTCGACCCCGGCAACTCGGCCGCGGTGCTCGTCTACGAGAACCTGTGGGCCGCTCCCCTGGCCGCGGCGCTCAGGCGCAGCGGGGCCCAGCTCGTCGCGAGCGGCCGCATTCCGGTGCAGGCCCTGCTGGCGGCGCTGGACGCCACGGAGGAGACGGTGCCGCCCGGCGGCTCCACGGCGGCCTGA
- a CDS encoding SHOCT domain-containing protein has protein sequence MPGLLRGVARTAVVAGTATAVSNRVSRRQAGRWAQQDYEQEQQQQQQYAQQQAPPPPPASQTAPADEMTGKIEQLKQLADLKAQGVLTEAEFEDQKRRLLA, from the coding sequence ATGCCCGGACTGCTTCGGGGTGTCGCCCGCACGGCCGTGGTCGCCGGAACCGCCACCGCCGTCTCGAACCGCGTCTCGCGGCGTCAGGCCGGCCGGTGGGCGCAGCAGGATTACGAGCAGGAACAACAGCAGCAACAGCAGTACGCCCAGCAGCAGGCGCCGCCCCCGCCGCCCGCGTCCCAGACCGCCCCCGCCGACGAGATGACCGGCAAGATCGAGCAGCTCAAGCAGCTGGCCGACCTGAAGGCCCAGGGTGTCCTGACGGAAGCGGAGTTCGAGGACCAGAAGCGCCGGCTGCTGGCGTGA
- a CDS encoding DUF4186 domain-containing protein: MSREGGPVAGENGRRAPDALDRRLDALARQPFRARFRLRGRERATAGLKGPATIRWHAYDLVTARLAAAEPRNDGKQTPYRGHPVFVAQHATATCCRGCLERWHHIAKGRELTRAELVYVVDVICRWIEREVAGGAGGGPARHG, encoded by the coding sequence GTGAGCCGGGAGGGCGGCCCGGTGGCCGGCGAGAACGGGCGCCGTGCGCCGGACGCCCTGGACCGGCGGCTCGACGCCCTCGCCCGGCAGCCGTTCCGGGCCCGGTTCCGCCTGCGCGGACGGGAACGGGCGACCGCCGGGCTGAAGGGGCCGGCGACGATCCGGTGGCACGCGTACGACCTGGTCACCGCCCGGCTGGCGGCCGCCGAGCCGCGCAACGACGGCAAGCAGACGCCGTACCGGGGGCACCCGGTCTTCGTCGCCCAGCACGCGACCGCCACCTGCTGCCGCGGCTGTCTGGAGCGCTGGCACCACATCGCCAAGGGGCGGGAGCTGACCCGGGCGGAGCTGGTGTACGTCGTCGACGTCATCTGCCGGTGGATCGAGCGCGAGGTGGCGGGCGGGGCCGGTGGCGGCCCCGCCCGCCACGGCTGA
- a CDS encoding M1 family metallopeptidase, giving the protein MRYRTRVTAPAAALTIGTATALSLASPARAAGRTRTGEPGPETLGDPVFPALGNDGYRVSSYHLDLAYDPTTKLVDATATLRIRTTRALSRFSLDALGLDIRSLRVAGCDATWEQADEKLRITPAGPLPAEASVTVRVGYSADPRRALAHTAWVPTPDGFAICPQPNSAHTVFPCNDHPSDKAAFSFRLTVPKGLRAVANGLLTCTEDLADDRTAYTYRSASPIATELVQITVGDYVIKDREGPHGLPLRDVVPTARAAALEPALALTPGLVGWLEDRLGAFPFETYGLLPCNSDDPKAFDFTGLETQTLTLYKPNFLLQPEKNIGSHMMHELVHSWFGNLVSPATWADLWLNEGHADFYGLLYRYERGWADSLGLTSMEARMKDTYARGDQWRHDSGPVAAPDAVNLFDSQRYLGGVLVLYAFRQLVGDDVFSAVERAFLERFRGSAASTEDYIAVASEVSGQDRSGFLRDWLFGTKTPRMPGHPDWTVNPVAPPSSLAAPHSKRGGHYHDNSATL; this is encoded by the coding sequence ATGAGATATCGCACCCGAGTGACGGCCCCCGCGGCCGCGCTGACGATCGGTACGGCGACCGCGCTGAGCCTGGCCTCCCCGGCCCGGGCGGCCGGGCGCACGCGCACGGGGGAGCCGGGCCCGGAGACCCTCGGCGACCCCGTCTTCCCGGCCCTCGGCAACGACGGCTACCGCGTGTCGTCGTACCACCTCGACCTGGCCTACGACCCCACGACCAAGCTGGTCGACGCCACCGCCACCCTGCGGATCCGCACCACGCGGGCGCTGAGCCGCTTCTCCCTGGACGCCCTCGGCCTGGACATACGCTCCCTGCGCGTCGCCGGCTGCGACGCCACCTGGGAGCAGGCGGACGAGAAGCTGCGGATCACCCCCGCCGGGCCGCTGCCCGCCGAGGCGTCCGTGACCGTCCGCGTCGGCTACTCAGCCGACCCTCGCCGCGCCCTCGCGCACACGGCGTGGGTGCCCACCCCGGACGGCTTCGCGATCTGCCCCCAGCCGAACTCCGCGCACACCGTCTTCCCGTGCAACGACCACCCCTCGGACAAGGCCGCCTTCTCCTTCCGCCTGACCGTCCCCAAGGGACTGCGCGCGGTCGCGAACGGCCTGCTCACCTGCACCGAGGACCTGGCGGACGATCGCACCGCGTACACGTACCGCTCGGCCTCCCCGATCGCCACCGAACTCGTCCAGATCACCGTCGGCGACTACGTCATCAAGGACCGGGAGGGACCGCACGGGCTGCCCCTGCGCGACGTCGTCCCCACCGCCCGCGCCGCCGCCCTGGAGCCGGCCCTCGCCCTCACGCCCGGCCTGGTGGGCTGGCTGGAGGACCGCCTCGGCGCCTTCCCGTTCGAGACGTACGGCCTGCTGCCGTGCAACTCCGACGACCCGAAGGCCTTCGACTTCACCGGCCTGGAGACCCAGACCCTCACCCTGTACAAGCCGAACTTCCTGCTCCAGCCGGAGAAGAACATCGGCTCGCACATGATGCACGAGCTGGTCCACTCCTGGTTCGGGAACCTCGTCAGCCCCGCCACCTGGGCCGACCTCTGGCTGAACGAGGGCCACGCCGACTTCTACGGGCTGCTCTACCGCTACGAGCGCGGCTGGGCGGACTCCCTGGGCCTCACCAGCATGGAGGCCCGGATGAAGGACACCTACGCCCGCGGCGACCAGTGGCGCCACGACTCCGGCCCGGTGGCCGCCCCCGACGCGGTCAACCTCTTCGACAGCCAGCGCTACCTCGGCGGCGTCCTCGTCCTGTACGCCTTCCGGCAGCTCGTCGGCGACGACGTCTTCAGCGCCGTCGAGCGTGCCTTCCTGGAGCGCTTCCGCGGCTCGGCGGCGTCGACCGAGGACTACATCGCCGTGGCCTCGGAGGTGTCCGGCCAGGACCGGTCCGGTTTCCTGCGGGACTGGCTGTTCGGGACGAAGACCCCGCGCATGCCCGGCCACCCCGACTGGACGGTGAACCCCGTCGCGCCGCCGTCGTCCCTCGCCGCACCGCACAGCAAGCGCGGCGGGCACTACCACGACAACTCGGCCACGCTCTGA